A single region of the Hoeflea prorocentri genome encodes:
- a CDS encoding ABC transporter permease has translation MTKSSLPEPGEQINHYVSSEPFDPLAAEKLTPEQEKFYFASQRQLIWWKFKRHKLAVYSAAFLLFCYFVITFAEFFAPYDLAHRHVNHIYAPPQGIHLFEDGEFVGPRVYQRVRTLNLEVMKREYSVNYDKSYAINFFCKGDPYKLWGLFDGDRHLFCVEDGGSLFLLGTDRLGRDMFSRIIYGARISITIGLLGIAVSFILGITIGGLAGYYGGWVDVVVQRIIEVLQSIPSIPLWMALAAILPVTWSPILIYFGITIILGLLDWTGLARAVRSKLLSLREEDYVLASQLMGAKPRRIILRHLIPGFMSHLIASATITIPAMILGETSLSFLGLGLRPPVTSWGVLLNEAQNINVVVLYPWLILPVVPVILVILAFNFMGDGLRDAADPYN, from the coding sequence GAGCAGATCAACCATTACGTATCCTCCGAGCCGTTTGATCCCCTGGCCGCAGAAAAGCTGACGCCGGAACAGGAGAAATTCTATTTCGCCTCGCAGCGGCAACTGATCTGGTGGAAATTCAAGCGACATAAGCTCGCGGTCTATTCGGCGGCATTCCTGCTCTTCTGCTACTTCGTCATTACATTCGCGGAATTCTTCGCGCCCTATGATCTGGCGCACCGTCACGTCAATCACATCTATGCGCCACCGCAGGGTATTCACCTTTTTGAAGATGGCGAGTTCGTGGGGCCGAGGGTTTACCAGCGTGTTCGCACGTTGAACCTGGAGGTGATGAAACGCGAATACTCCGTCAATTACGACAAAAGCTACGCGATCAATTTCTTTTGCAAGGGCGACCCCTACAAGCTCTGGGGATTGTTCGACGGGGACAGACATCTCTTCTGCGTAGAAGACGGCGGATCGTTGTTTTTGCTGGGAACCGACAGGCTCGGGCGGGACATGTTCTCGCGCATCATCTACGGCGCGCGCATATCGATCACCATCGGCCTGCTCGGCATTGCGGTCAGCTTTATCCTTGGCATCACCATTGGTGGCCTTGCCGGCTACTACGGCGGCTGGGTCGACGTGGTTGTACAGCGCATAATCGAAGTGTTGCAATCGATACCCAGTATTCCACTCTGGATGGCCTTGGCGGCAATCTTGCCGGTCACCTGGAGCCCGATACTGATCTATTTCGGCATCACGATCATTTTGGGTTTGCTGGACTGGACGGGCCTTGCGCGAGCGGTGCGATCGAAACTCCTATCCCTGCGAGAGGAAGACTACGTGCTGGCCTCGCAGCTGATGGGTGCCAAACCGCGGCGTATTATCCTGCGTCACCTGATACCCGGTTTCATGAGCCATCTGATCGCCTCGGCAACGATTACCATTCCGGCAATGATCCTCGGCGAGACATCGCTGAGCTTCCTTGGCCTTGGACTTCGACCCCCGGTGACAAGTTGGGGCGTGCTTCTCAACGAGGCCCAGAACATCAATGTCGTTGTACTTTACCCATGGCTCATTCTGCCGGTTGTGCCGGTAATTCTGGTGATCCTGGCATTCAATTTCATGGGTGACGGTCTCAGGGACGCAGCTGATCCATACAACTAG